In the Arthrobacter sp. CDRTa11 genome, CAACATACTGCCCGGCGCTACCGACTTCTCCAAGGCCAACGATCTCCTGCGGGATTCGCGTGCGTGGGTGGGATGGCAGGCTGCCGGCATCCAGCTCGCGGCCTTCGACGTGGCCCGTTCCTACTCGCTGGCGCGCCGGCAGTTTGGCAAGGAGCTGGCCCGCTTTCAGCTGATCCAGCAGCAGTTGGCCGAAATCCTGGGCAATGCGTCCGCCTCACTTGCCCTGATGGCCCAGGTAGCCCGGATCCAGGAGGAGGGCCGGCTGGAAATGGTGCAGGCCGCCATGGCCAAATCCACCGGCACCAGGCTGGCACGGGCTTCCGTAGCGATGGGGAGATCACTCCTGGGCGGCAACGGGATCAGCACGGACTACGAGATGGCCAAGCTCTTTTGCGACGCCGAGATCCTGTACACCTATGAGGGGAGCTACGAAATCAATTCGTTGATTGTGGGGCGCGCCGTCACGGGTAAGTCGGCCTTCGTGTAGCCGGCTCCCACCTGGTGATGTTCACCCGGAACCCTCGCAGCGGGGTGCCGGAAGAGGCGGGGGCTATTCGGTCAGATCCACGATGCTGCCGCTGGCGGCGCTTTCCCTGACTGCCACAATGCCTGCTTTTACCGCAGTAATGCTGCCCAGTTGTGGTGAAACGGCAATCACAGACCCGTCGCTGCCACGCAGGAGGAACCTGTACGGCAAGGGCCCATCATTGTCCCGAAAGACTTCGAATTTACCCGCCATTGGACTACCTTGCTCCCGTTTCTGTACTGCGTGGCCACCATCCGGATGCGACCATCCAGACCGAATGCTAATACTGCTTGTCAATAATAATAAACCATTCGACCGGTATGTTTTTCACTTTGACAGTTCCAGTCATTGAACCTGGTCAAATGGAGGCGAATTTTCCCGAGGACGTTGCCCCATACGCGGTATGCTGTTGCCACTCAGGGGTTGGCGAAAGGAAAACCATGCGGTTTGAACGCGGGAAGCCCGACGGCGGCAAAGCCTCCGGTGCCGATCGCACGCCGTCGTTCAGCAACACTGTTCCCCGCGAACTCGTGCACCGCCGCGCCATCTCCGAGGTTTTTATGACGGACATCCACCGGCTTGGTGACGGCCGATACCTGGCCGCCGCGCAATGGCCGCGGCTGCATCCCTTCTTCCTTTCCGGAGGCGGGGCCTATGACACAGCGCTGATCGCCGAATCACTCCGGCAGGCTACGATCCTGGTTGCCCATGCCATGGAAGGCGTGCCTCTGGGACAGGTTTTCCTGATGCCCGACATGGCCGTTCAGTCCATGGTCGGCCATTCGAGTGATCCCGGCACTCCTGCCGAAGTTCAGGTGCTGATCGACGCCTCCGTCCCACGACGGAATGCGCACGGACCGGGCGCCCTGCAGGTAAAGGCGAGGTTCGACGTCGGCGGGCGCACTATTGCCACCGGGACGGCGGGAGCACGGCTAATGGATCCGGGAAGCTACGCCAGGATGCGGCTCCGGGCCGGGGCGGATGGCCCATCTCCTCAGACTGAGCCGCTGCCGCCCGGACTTGTGGGGCACCGGTTCTCCCACAACGTTGTCCTCGGCCACGAGGGGCCCGGTGGCAGCTGGCCACTGCACGTTGACGGCAGCAACCCCACATTCTTTGACCATCCTTTGGACCACGTCCCGGGCCTTCTGATGGTGGAAGCAGTCCGGCAGGCCCTTCGGGTGCGGATGGGCAACCCCTGCCTGGACTTTCAGGCCTTCGAGGCTGTGTTCGGGAAAATGGTGGAACTCACTGACCACGCGGCCGTGACACTGC is a window encoding:
- a CDS encoding YegP family protein — protein: MAGKFEVFRDNDGPLPYRFLLRGSDGSVIAVSPQLGSITAVKAGIVAVRESAASGSIVDLTE